Proteins co-encoded in one Melitaea cinxia chromosome 13, ilMelCinx1.1, whole genome shotgun sequence genomic window:
- the LOC123658959 gene encoding uncharacterized protein LOC123658959 — protein sequence MSEERELIKKRGSFKGRLTAFINYLEALNIKTLNEFDATEIKLRLGKIESLYEQYDEVQTRLECIVEDARAQFSERSEFESQYYKYLAMAQNLLTKFNNDNNSISSNRSTRASNHKFVKLPTIQLPKFNGSYETWLEFHDTFTSLIHSNDEIDDVNKFHYLRASLEGSAAVVIQSIEFSASNYSVAWQLLCDRFDNKRLLIQNHISALFNVEPIVKESSLTLKRLIDQLNKNLRALESLGEPVKHWDTLLIYIVTRKLDQKTFREWEEFKGREDKDYSIKFKDFIRFMRNRADLIETIELSRSNVSNSFVKGPKLKSMVAQSPINSGTDVVTRTCPKCKDASERAYGACVYVRSLNDKGNCMVRLLTAKSRVAPIKPMTIPRLELCGALVGARLYDKVVGSLRAKISRVFCWTDSTIVLGWLQMLPCKLQPFVRNRVADILEKTDTCIWRHVPTCMNPADLISRGIDISTLHKHDVWWSGPEFLMEDSSRWPSQVRHSELLPETRPDVSLSAVIDNST from the exons ATGTCAGAGGAACGAGAACTAATAAAAAAGCGAGGGAGCTTTAAAGGCCGATTAACTGCTTTCATTAATTATCTCGAAGCTctcaatattaaaacattaaacgaGTTTGATGCAACTGAGATAAAATTACGACTGGGTAAGATTGAATCTTTGTACGAACAATATGATGAGGTACAGACGCGTTTAGAATGCATCGTCGAAGATGCTCGCGCACAGTTCTCTGAGCGATCCGAGTTTGAgtcacaatattataaatatttagcaaTGGCTCAGAATCTGTTAACTAAGTTTAATAACGACAATAATTCGATTAGTAGTAATAGAAGTACTCGTGCTAGTAATCATAAATTTGTTAAACTACCCACTATACAATTGCCCAAATTTAACGGTTCTTACGAAACTTGGTTGGAGTTTCACGACACCTTCACTAGCCTCATTCATTCTAACGATGAAATAGATGAcgttaataaatttcattatttacgcGCTTCCCTGGAGGGATCTGCTGCTGTGGTAATTCAATCCATCGAATTCTCAGCGAGTAACTACTCGGTGGCTTGGCAGTTATTGTGCGATAGGTTTGACAATAAACGGttgttaattcaaaatcacatctCCGCTTTGTTTAATGTTGAACCGATTGTAAAGGAATCATCGTTAACTTTGAAACGTCTCAttgatcaattaaataaaaacttgcgAGCGTTAGAGTCGCTTGGTGAACCGGTGAAGCACTGGGACAcacttttaatttacattgttaCACGCAAGTTAGATCAAAAAACATTTCGTGAATGGGAGGAATTTAAGGGACGTGAAGATAAAGActattctataaaatttaagGATTTCATTAGGTTTATGCGTAACCGCGCTGATTTAATTGAAACAATAGAACTGTCGCGAAGCAATGTATCTAATTCATTTGTAAAGGGTCCTAAGTTGAAGTCTATGGTGGCTCAAAGTCCAATCAATTCCGGCACAGATGTTGTTACGAGAACTTGCCCTAAATGTAAAG ATGCATCTGAGCGGGCGTATGGAGCGTGCGTCTATGTTCGCTCCTTAAATGATAAAGGCAACTGCATGGTTCGTTTGTTAACGGCTAAAAGTCGAGTAGCACCGATAAAACCTATGACAATACCACGATTGGAATTGTGTGGAGCTTTGGTGGGAGCCCGTTTATATGACAAGGTCGTAGGCTCACTTCGGGCAAAGATAAGTCGTGTCTTTTGCTGGACTGATTCGACCATAGTGCTGGGTTGGTTACAGATGTTGCCTTGTAAGCTTCAGCCATTTGTGCGCAACCGCGTTGctgatattttagaaaaaacagACACTTGTATCTGGAGACACGTTCCAACCTGCATGAATCCAGCTGACTTGATATCTCGTGGTATCGATATTAGTACTTTGCACAAACATGATGTGTGGTGGTCTGGTCCCGAATTTTTGATGGAGGATTCGTCTCGTTGGCCTTCTCAAGTCAGACATTCTGAGCTTCTACCGGAAACTCGACCTGACGTGTCGTTAAGCGCTGTCATTGACAACAGTACATAA